The DNA region TGGAATGCCTGATTTAACGGATGAGTTTTTGAAAAAGCAGCAAAGAGAACTAAGACCGATGATTGCCGAAGCGATATGTCGAGGAATGACCAAAGAGGAGCTATCTGCAGTATTAGATCAAATCTATGTTGATGTAAAGATGGGTCACAACAAGGAATAAACGAATCAAAGGAGTGTGTTATGTATGCAGCTATTCAGTGTATTGCCTATCATATTAATCTTTGCTCCATTAGCCTTACTTCTATCCTTTGCGCCATATGTGACAAGGGAAACCATTAGCTTTGGGGTTACGGTAAGTGAATATAATTACTACACACCCATCTTACGTAAGCTACGGAGAACGTTTGCTACCGTAAGTCTGATCGGAAACGGGATGATTATAGTTGTCTGTCTGTATTTACTCCGATCTGCTAATGAAGAGTCTACCGCAATGATTACCGGTGTGTGCACAATGATGTTCATTGTGTACTGGGCAGCACTACATATATTATTCCATTTCAAGATGAAAAAGATAAAGGGAGCACTTCCAACTGTAGAAGCACCTCAAAGGGTTAACATTGATACCACCTTCCGCCAAAATAAACTCACCTATTCCAACTATTGGTTTCTAATTCACATGGCTATTATTGTAGCTATTGCAATCATTTCGATCCTGAATTATAAGTCACTACCTAACATCATTCCAATCAAATATGATCTTCAGGGCAATGTCACTTCCAGTATGCCTAAAACCTACCTTTCGGTACTGGCTATTAATCTTGTACAGCTAGGAATCATTGCACTTCTGATGTTGGTTAACTGGAGCATTAAAACAAGCAAACAACAGCTTACCACGGCCAATTCTGCCCAATTTGCTGCTAAAAATATTCAATTCCGCCGTAAATGGTCCCTATTTACATTAATAACAGGGTTGCTTATTACCATTTTATTTGCCTTCATTCAGATGAATATGTTCGTCCCTAATCTGGTCTTGTTAACAGCTATTAGCTTCATCATTCCTGCGGTGATCGTTTTAGGCGCTGTATGGCTGTCTCTCACAGGCAGACAAGGCGGTGGGGAAATTCGTAATCATCAAGAGGATCGCGAACGATCTAAGGAACAGCCCGTGAATGAAGATGATTATTGGAAGCTAGGCTTTATTTACTTCAATCCCAATGATCCTTCTCTTACCGTAGAAAAACGTTATGGCATAGGCTGGACGATTAACTTCGCTCGCCCATTATCTTGGGTCTTGTTCTTATTCATCATTGCTATTGTGGTTATAAGCATAATCCTGAGCCAATAAATGCTCATTCATCTATGCATTGAATATAAATCATTAGGAGGAATTATTACGATGAACAATTGGAAAAAGCTGTTACTTTCTCTTAGTTTCGTATGTCTCATCCTGCCAGTGACATCGATCTCAGCAGCTGCTGAAGAACCCGCTGGCAGTGAAAATCTAGTTCCTATTCGTGAGATTGCAGAACAGAATGGGGCAGAGGTATCTTGGCAACAAAAAACAGGACAAATCACGATACGAAAAAATGAACTTACTATTGTAGTTAAGGTAGGGGAGAAACAGGCGATGGTGAATGGGCAAGTTGTACCCATAAACAAACCTGTTCAGCTAACGAAAGGAGTTGCCTTTATGGATGCGGGATTTCTTACCGAGGCATTGAAGGCAGCACCTGAGGATATATTCATTTCACTTATAAGTGAAGGCAATGGCAAGGAAGCTGCGAAGTATGTTCATCCCTCTGTGAGTGGAGTGTTGTCACCCACGTTGTTGAGTCAGTTATGGGCAGCATTAGAAGGTCAAAATGGTAAAATTACTAATAAAGCCATAGCTAAACACGTAGAAAATAACACAGTGCATCGCAATGTCACCTACACTTTTAAGACAGAGCTTACTCGTTTAAATATTACGGTCAGAATGAATCATAACGGGTTAGTGGATGACTTGTATATTGCCGCTGCTACACCAGATGTGTATCAAAAACCGAGCTACGACAACCCATCTGCCTATACAGAACAAGACATTACGGTTGGTCAGGGTGATTTAGCTTTACCAGGGACATTAACCTTGCCGAAGGGAGAGGGACCTTTCCCAGTCGTAATTCTAGTACATGGATCTGGACCCAACAATCAAGATTCTGCCATTGGTGGTGCAAAGCCATTTCGCGATCTTGCGGTAGGCTTAGCTTCACAAGGAGTTGCGGTATTAAGATACGATAAGGTCACATATGAGCATACCTATAAGGTCGCTTCACAGCCTAAATTCACATTAAAACAAGAAAGTGTGGATCAGGTAACCGATGCAGTAGAACTACTTAAAAAGAATACACAGATTGATTCTACAGCGATTTATGTAGCTGGACATAGTCAAGGCGGGTTTGCATTACCGTTGATCATTGCTGAGGATAAACAACATGATATTGCAGGAAGTATTCTACTTGCTGCACCAAGTAGTAGCTTTGTGGATGTGCTTACCGAGCAGCAGGACGAATTGGTAGATCGGATGAAGCAGCTTGGTTTAGACACGGAGATCATTAAAGGACAAGCGGATTTTTATAAAAATGTTGCTGCCATAGTTAAAGATCCTAAATATTCTGTAGATCATCTTCCTGAGGCGTTTCCACTTCAACCTGCTTATTGGTGGTTTGAGCAGAGAGATTATGTGCCTGCGGAACTGGCTAAAACACAAAATACTCCTATGCTTATTATACAAGGCGAAAATGATGTGCAAGTGTCTATGAATCAATTCCAAAACTGGAAATCGGCTCTTCAAGATCATTCCAATGTAACGTACAATAGCTATCCAAAGGTAAATCATCTTTTATCTAGCTATGATGGACTTTCGATTGGTCAAGAGTACGCTGAGCCGTCTAATGTCTCCAAAGCCATTATCGATGATATTGCGAAGTGGGTATTAAAATCAAACTAAAAAACGGGACGGTAAGTCCTATTCTTGGTTGAGTGATAACATGGGAAGGGACACATTAAGCGGGAGATAATAAGAAGAGCACTTACCAATATAGGCAAGTGCTCTTCTTATTATATATGAAGTTGCTTTATTTAGCCCAATTAGGCGCATCTTTCTCGTCTTCATCGGTGTAATCGGACATGGTCAATGGTTCTTTAGGAACAACGGCCACTTTGTAGAAACGATTCTTGTCTTTTTCCAGCAAAACGAAGGTCAGATTCTCGAACTCATATTCTTCCTGTTCATTCATCTCTGGGCGATGACTATAGAGCCATCCACCAATGGTATCCCATTCATCAGCATCCAGGTGGGACATAAACATGTCATTTACCTTGGACAAGGATACCTTGCCGTCCATAATCACGTAGTTCTCATTGATGACCTGAATATCTTCCACTTCGTCTGCGTCAAACTCATCCCGAATTTCCCCGACAATCTGTTCAAGCACATCTTCGATCGTTACAATTCCGGAAGTTCCTCCATACTCATCGACCAGCACGGCAATATGCACGCCATCCTTCTGCATCTTCTTAAGCAGATCCTTGACCGGGGTCGTCTCGTGAACAGCGGATACCGGCTGAATCAGGGAAGACAGATCGACAGGTTCGTCGTTTCCGTATAACTCCAAGAAAAATTGTTTGGTATTGATGATACCGATAATATCGTCTTTGCTCTCATTTACAACCGGAAAACGGGTATATTGTTCCTGTCGGATAATATCCAGATTTTCCTCGTTTGATCTATTCACATAAAGGCAGACCAT from Paenibacillus sp. JNUCC-31 includes:
- a CDS encoding DUF1648 domain-containing protein, with protein sequence MKKIKGALPTVEAPQRVNIDTTFRQNKLTYSNYWFLIHMAIIVAIAIISILNYKSLPNIIPIKYDLQGNVTSSMPKTYLSVLAINLVQLGIIALLMLVNWSIKTSKQQLTTANSAQFAAKNIQFRRKWSLFTLITGLLITILFAFIQMNMFVPNLVLLTAISFIIPAVIVLGAVWLSLTGRQGGGEIRNHQEDRERSKEQPVNEDDYWKLGFIYFNPNDPSLTVEKRYGIGWTINFARPLSWVLFLFIIAIVVISIILSQ
- a CDS encoding alpha/beta hydrolase family protein, which produces MNNWKKLLLSLSFVCLILPVTSISAAAEEPAGSENLVPIREIAEQNGAEVSWQQKTGQITIRKNELTIVVKVGEKQAMVNGQVVPINKPVQLTKGVAFMDAGFLTEALKAAPEDIFISLISEGNGKEAAKYVHPSVSGVLSPTLLSQLWAALEGQNGKITNKAIAKHVENNTVHRNVTYTFKTELTRLNITVRMNHNGLVDDLYIAAATPDVYQKPSYDNPSAYTEQDITVGQGDLALPGTLTLPKGEGPFPVVILVHGSGPNNQDSAIGGAKPFRDLAVGLASQGVAVLRYDKVTYEHTYKVASQPKFTLKQESVDQVTDAVELLKKNTQIDSTAIYVAGHSQGGFALPLIIAEDKQHDIAGSILLAAPSSSFVDVLTEQQDELVDRMKQLGLDTEIIKGQADFYKNVAAIVKDPKYSVDHLPEAFPLQPAYWWFEQRDYVPAELAKTQNTPMLIIQGENDVQVSMNQFQNWKSALQDHSNVTYNSYPKVNHLLSSYDGLSIGQEYAEPSNVSKAIIDDIAKWVLKSN